ATCAAATCAGTCTGCAGCTACACTTTCCTGACAACACATCACAACAGgttattaaacatcaatcatcCACTGCTGAGTTCAATATCCAGTCAGAAAGTCAATCCACTTAATATCCCATCTTGTCTTTACCACAACTGGAACCACAGAACCCCACGCTATTAAAGGTCAATCTAAATACAAATTGTTGTACCCAGTAATTGGTGTTCAACAACCACAAATGGTACAGTTctgttatacatgcatgtatgcaaacaCCAAACAGTGTCTGACACTTTAACTCATCACACATTGATATGTAGTACCCAGGTGTGATATGGTGGTGCCAGTTATGTATAGACAGCAGACAATATCTTCAGCCATTTCTTACAGGGCAATCTTCTTACCAGTGATTGGTGTTAAACTTACAGCCAAGTGAGATGGCTGGTACTAAGAAGTATATACATCAATGTCTGCTGGCTATACTCATCCTTAACACCTGTGGTCAATCATTAACTTTCAACAGTAAGTCTGATATGGTTCCACTTTTCAGGAGACAACAGGCAAGGCATCCTGACCTTTAAACTGTGTCAATGCTCTTTGATCTTTAACATCCAGCTGTGTCATGGTgccttttacatgtaaacacaccaATTCTTAGGTGCTATCactctgaaaatgtattattcatgattaACTATAAACATAAGGTCCTGGTCCTCAATTAATCTTGATTTACTTCACTTTTCATATATCAGGTACTTTAAAAAGTTAGTTCTTCAATAAATTTAGTTCTTTATAGAAACTGATTCATCACAAGTACACATCTCTTTACTTTACAACCAACAGTTCACATCTTTATCAGAAACATGTTAAGAAAATAATCAGTGCATATTTGTGATTAAgagaatgtacatgttttggaaATACAAGTTTCCAATTGctacaaaatactgaaattcaTCTttgcaaaaaaaggaaaaaaaatgaattaatccTCTAGAAGTATTTTTTCAAAGACTACTATTTttcaatacatacacaaacaaaatatattcaattCATTGCCAAACAAATTTAACATCTCACCTTTAGAAAATAAAACCTTcttaaaacttttcatcaaatGCCAGAGATAAAACTATTAATTCTGACCACCATTCctcaacaaattttacattcatcacaagCAGATAAGCAACACAATCACAAAACCATGTGTCTTACAGATTGCGGACTCCAAAAatccatttgtatacatgtacaccctaaCAAACAACTGCAgaaatatcagtatatatatccaATCATTCTTTCAAGGTTTCAAACATTTACTGGTCAGGAATTCTACACAACTCAAAGCCCCCTGTTAGAAGTCTCtccaataattctttacattatCATACACTACATGATTCTTTCTTTTGGTTTTATTAAATCTTTCAAAAGTGTTCATTCATTTCTTGGAGAAGAAGTTATTACCATCACAAAAATGTGAAGTATGAAAAATGCAAATGCTTTTCGGGAAAACTCGACAAAAACTCATACTTTGATCAGCATAATGAGGAATTTTAAACCTTCTACTTCAATTTGATCACTTGTACatccatttaaaagaaaatcattatttaatacacaaacaatATCAAAAACCTCATATACAGATAAACCACAataatgagagaaaaaaatactgcTCACAGACTTTGATTGGATTAATCCAAATAAATCCTTGCAGGGAACCCCAGCTGAATATCTCCAGCTAATTGGGTACTCTTTCCCCCTCCACAAAAAGGATTAAAATAGACTCCACCCAGTTATTCAATGGGTCCAGAACCATCAAAGAGGTGCCCCACTGAGCTGTGAGGACAACTCGGCCCCTTTTCTGTCCCTGGTCTGGGAGAAATGTCTTATATATACTTCAGCACACTGACCACATTTCACTTCTCACTCAGATCGATTTCCAACATGGCTTACTCTCAGCACGTCTCTCAACATTCCTATCAGGACTTTCTACAACTGTGGACAAGCCTTGAGGAGCTCAGCCCAGATAATTCTTACCCTACCCTCACCACAGAGGCTGACACAGAGTATAACCTTCTTGGTTCATCCCTGGAGGATCTCCACTCTGAGTTAACAAATAAGGACATACCTTGTGAGTTGGTCTCCACAATTAACTCTTCTCCCACATCTCAGATGGCTGGTCAAATATCCACAGTGACCAgtcctctgcccagttttcctcCTCACATAGCAACAACCCCATCCTGTCCTGGTCAAACCTCACCTCAGATTGTCACAAGTCCTTCAGGAGAGCAAGTGTATGCCAAACATTCCACTCCTTCCAACACCAATTATCCTGGCACATAACGGATTCCAAGTCTCCTTCTCTCCACCCCAGAAAGAGACCAAATCCACAAGCTGGACATACTCTGCCCTCCGGCCGCAAGCTTTATGTCAAGATGGCCAGCTCCTGTCCTGTTCAGTTTCACACCAGTCAGCCTCCACCAGAGGGCAGTATTATCCGAGCCATGGCCCGTTTTCAGCAAGGCAGAACACGCTCAAGGCTGTGGTCACACGGTGTCCTAACCATGTCAGCAGCAGAGAGCACAACCAGAACCACCCTGCTCCTAGTCACCTTGTTCGCTGTGAGCATCAACTCAGTCACTACCTGGACGATCCATCCACAGGCAGACACAGTGTGCTCACTCCTTATCAGCAGCCACAGGCTGGCTGCCCTCATCTCACCTATCTCTACCAGTTCATGTGTCTGGGATCCTGTGTGGGAGGACCCAACAGAAGACCAATGCAGATTGTCTTCACCCTAGAGAACGACCAGCTAGTTCTGGGAAGAGCCGCTGTAGACATCCGCATCTGTGCCTGTCCTGCCCGTGACAAGAGGACTGGAGGAAAAGTCCTATTTACCTAAACCTCCAGCTTCCTCTCCCAGCTACACCACAGGCGACAAACCCAGGGCCGCTCACAAGAGGAAACTTGACACCACAAGACACTTTTAACCATCACCATTCATGGCCGTGATAACTTTGAAATCTTACGCAAAatcagagattccttagaactCATGTCTTCTTTATCCAATGATCAAGTCACTCAATACAAACAATGTAAAGTTCCAAATCCTGTACTCAACTTTTACAGCATGACTTGTCAACAGAGTTCTTTTCATTGCCACAAATTATTCCCCCTCTACAGATGGTTCAATAATTCTAAGGGTAAATACAATTATGTCCATATATTGTTACATTGCTTATTaagtttatgttattgttttccttctttatttttgctcttttttacattgatataataaaattttcattcaaccacatacatttgtttgctGTTGTCAATGTCATTTCTGCTCTTTGCTCAATTCCATTCAtgaatatatttcataattcTTCTCCATGTGTTTTACTTAAAAGTTTCAATGACAAACTTTGACAAGATTCCTGTTCTTACAGCACCAGTATTCACCCATGTCCTGAAAATGTCTCATTTCTTGGTGACAAACAGTCCTGATTAGGTTTATGAATTCTTACATTATTTGAAGCATTGTTGCATTCAGGCATCTAAAGGACATCTGGAATATGCCACAGCCATAACAGATTCCTATTACATGCAAAGTGTCTAAAACCCATAAGATGGGAAAACAAAATTACCACATAATAAAGCAACTCCAGAGATATCTTTTACATCATcactacatggatttactgtgttcaaataaagaatacataaacattaaaTCTTATTCCCCATTAGAGACAAGGCTTCAAAATTTCAAGGGTCCTCTACATGAGAACATACACACATCGCAACTGGTATTCAACATTTCCAGGTATTCACATGTTTCAAGACTGATAATGCTTAACAGATATTGTATCAAATCAGTCTGCAGCTACACTTTCCTGACAACACATCACAACAGgttattaaacatcaatcatcCACTGCTGAGTTCAATATCCAGTCAGAAAGTCAATCCACTTAATATCCCATCTTGTCTTTACCACAACTGGAACCACAGAACCCCACGCTATTAAAGGTCAATCTAAATACAAATTGTTGT
Above is a window of Liolophura sinensis isolate JHLJ2023 chromosome 7, CUHK_Ljap_v2, whole genome shotgun sequence DNA encoding:
- the LOC135469662 gene encoding LOW QUALITY PROTEIN: tumor protein p73-like (The sequence of the model RefSeq protein was modified relative to this genomic sequence to represent the inferred CDS: inserted 1 base in 1 codon; deleted 5 bases in 5 codons), with the protein product MAYSQHVSQHSYQDFLQLWTSLEELSPDNSYPTLTTEADTEYNLLGSSLEDLHSELTNKDIPCELVSTINSSPTSQMAGQISTVTSPLPSFPPHIATTPSCPGQTSPQIVTSPSGEQVYAKHSTPSNTNYPGHNGFQVSFSPPQKETKSTSWTYSPSGRKLYVKMASSCPVQFHTSQPPPEGSIIRAMPVFSKAEHAQAVVTRCPNHVSSREHNQNHPAPSHLVRCEHQLSHYLDDPSTGRHSVLTPYQQPQAGCPHLTYLYQFMCLGSCVGGPNRRPMQIVFTLENDQLVLGRAAVDIRICACPARDKRTEEKSYLPKPPASSPSYTTGDKPRAAHKRKLDXHKTLLTITIHGRDNFEILRKIRDSLELMSSLSNDQVTQYKQSPVFTHVLKMSHFLVTNSPD